One Candidatus Hydrogenedentota bacterium genomic region harbors:
- a CDS encoding acyltransferase, which yields MISYEVHPRTESAARFYRPELDWLRFLAFSAVFWFHVCPDTFESYWNLGLPKTLVHYLMPLVRVGGHGVDLFFTLSAYLITELLLLERNRTGRVHVTAFYVRRILRIWPLYFAFILTAFPFEVLWGQVPAMYYAALMTFTANWYRVASGMLSSVTGPLWSVSIEEQFYLVWPNLMARIKPKYFAGLLALLVVLTWVYRYHYVHGAPPTRYSVWYNTFARLDCFAMGGLLACALHGRNAVLHRAVRFLLAAIAAGLFWRVGASPNGGYFETSPVWAYPQAAFASVLLILAAVTAPAKASYSPPFRMLSYLGKISYGLYVYHFVGGLVSHYLVPASAEDSVWYWVWRAIAAGVVTLGAAMISYEILEKPFLRMKNKFAFVESRPA from the coding sequence ATTATAAGCTACGAAGTCCACCCACGAACCGAGAGTGCCGCGAGGTTCTACCGGCCGGAGCTGGATTGGCTCCGCTTCCTCGCGTTTTCGGCGGTCTTCTGGTTTCATGTGTGCCCCGACACCTTCGAGAGTTACTGGAATCTCGGACTACCAAAAACACTCGTTCATTACCTGATGCCGCTTGTGCGGGTTGGGGGCCACGGCGTCGATCTTTTCTTCACGCTCAGCGCGTACTTGATCACGGAGCTGCTGCTGTTGGAACGCAATCGCACGGGGCGTGTGCATGTCACCGCGTTCTACGTGCGGCGCATCCTGCGAATCTGGCCGCTATACTTTGCGTTCATACTGACCGCCTTCCCATTCGAAGTTCTATGGGGCCAGGTCCCAGCGATGTATTACGCCGCTCTCATGACGTTCACCGCGAATTGGTACCGCGTCGCGTCCGGGATGCTGTCATCGGTCACCGGCCCGCTGTGGAGTGTATCGATCGAGGAACAGTTCTACCTGGTGTGGCCAAATCTGATGGCGCGAATTAAGCCGAAGTACTTTGCCGGTCTGCTTGCTCTGCTTGTGGTTCTGACGTGGGTCTACAGGTATCACTACGTCCACGGAGCGCCCCCCACGCGCTACTCCGTCTGGTACAACACGTTTGCGCGGCTGGATTGCTTCGCCATGGGTGGGTTGTTGGCCTGCGCGTTGCACGGACGAAACGCCGTGCTGCACCGAGCTGTGCGCTTTCTGTTGGCGGCAATTGCCGCGGGGCTTTTCTGGCGCGTGGGCGCAAGTCCCAATGGCGGCTATTTCGAGACTTCTCCGGTGTGGGCCTATCCGCAGGCGGCGTTTGCCAGTGTGTTGCTCATTCTCGCCGCAGTGACTGCTCCCGCGAAGGCCTCCTATTCGCCGCCGTTCCGTATGCTTTCCTACTTGGGCAAGATCTCGTATGGCCTCTATGTGTATCACTTCGTGGGTGGGCTTGTCTCGCACTATCTGGTGCCGGCTAGCGCAGAGGATTCCGTGTGGTACTGGGTGTGGCGGGCCATTGCAGCTGGAGTGGTCACGCTGGGAGCGGCCATGATCTCGTACGAAATACTCGAGAAGCCGTTCCTGCGGATGAAGAATAAGTTCGCGTTTGTGGAATCCCGACCTGCATAG